The following proteins are encoded in a genomic region of Cryptomeria japonica chromosome 11, Sugi_1.0, whole genome shotgun sequence:
- the LOC131040190 gene encoding protein MET1, chloroplastic, with protein MASAAIISPSLGHINAYTPLSSSSSPAVCKTQKISCGLSLNESRRGAFLSKTYKCKRRMATAMPRLQVTARSAGASKTIEAEVDKPLGLALGQKTGGGVVITAIENGGNAARAGLKVGDQVLYTSSFFGDELWPADKLGFTKTAIQAKPDSIYFVVSRGADVDVKRLPKRPAPPRFGRKLTEAQKARATHICLDCGYIYTLSKPFEEQANGYICPQCSAPKKRFARYDVNTGEAIGGALPPIGVLLGLVVGVGAAGALLFYGLQ; from the exons ATGGCATCCGCAGCAATAATTTCACCATCTCTTGGCCACATAAATGCCTATACCCCACTTTCATCTTCCTCCTCTCCGGCTGTCTGCAAAACTCAG AAAATTTCTTGCGGATTGTCACTTAATGAGTCAAGAAGGGGTGCATTTCTCTCCAAAACATATAAATGCAAGAGGAGGATGGCAACGGCAATGCCAAGACTGCAGGTGACAGCAAGGAGTGCAGGGGCCTCAAAGACCATAGAAGCAGAAGTGGATAAACCTCTTGGATTGGCACTGGGCCAGAAGACTGGTGGTGGTGTTGTAATCACG gcaatagaaaatggagggaatGCTGCCAGAGcgggtttgaaagttggggatcaaGTATTGTACACCAGTAGTTTCTTTGGAGATGAACTCTGGCCTGCTGATAAATTGGGTTTCACTAAGACTGCCATCCAAGCAAAACCGGATTCAATTTATTTTGTGGTTAGCAG AGGTGCAGATGTGGATGTGAAGAGATTACCCAAGAGACCAGCGCCCCCTCGGTTCGGAAGGAAGCTAACGGAGGCCCAGAAG GCTCGGGCAACTCACATTTGTCTCGACTGTGGATACATATACACCCTATCTAAACCATTCGAAGAGCAGGCAA ACGGATACATTTGTCCACAATGTTCAGCACCCAAGAAGCGTTTTGCACGGTATGATGTTAACACTGGCGAAGCCATCGGTGGCGCTTTGCCTCCAATTGGGGTACTGCTTGGACTAGTAGTTGGTGTTGGAGCTGCTGGTGCATTGCTTTTCTATGGCCTTCAATGA